A window of the Parafrankia discariae genome harbors these coding sequences:
- a CDS encoding YraN family protein, protein MRVSQRLGRFGEDIAARHLSADGAEILARNWRCRDGEIDIVARHGDTLVFCEVKTRSGADYGSGPDAVVGRKAARIRRLAVRWLAEHPHPPAVIRFDVLSVYRERQGSVRVEHLRGAF, encoded by the coding sequence ATGCGGGTCAGTCAGCGGCTCGGCAGGTTCGGCGAGGACATCGCGGCGCGCCACCTGAGCGCCGACGGCGCGGAGATCCTCGCCCGGAACTGGCGTTGTCGGGACGGCGAGATCGACATCGTCGCCCGCCACGGCGACACGCTCGTCTTCTGCGAGGTGAAGACGCGCAGCGGCGCGGACTACGGAAGCGGCCCGGACGCCGTGGTCGGCCGCAAGGCGGCGAGAATCCGGCGGCTGGCCGTGCGGTGGCTCGCCGAGCACCCCCATCCACCCGCGGTCATCCGCTTCGACGTGCTGTCGGTCTACCGGGAACGGCAGGGGTCCGTCCGGGTGGAACACCTGCGGGGTGCCTTCTGA
- a CDS encoding YifB family Mg chelatase-like AAA ATPase, protein MALARSLAVAVVGIEGHLVEVEADLARGLPGLTLIGLPDAALHEARDRVRAAVVNSRERWPDHRITVGLFPATLPKSGSGFDLAMAVAIMGAAGVVPAAALGGRVLIGELALDGRLRPVRGVLPAVLAAVEAGLESIVVPESNAGEASLVPGAVVEPMSDLASVLGLLRGRPRLGPSRIRLAPEAAPSSPSRSPGSPPLAAAGREPEPVGPDLADVAGQSRGRLAVEVAAAGGHHLFMQGPPGSGKTMLAERLPGLLPSLDTTAALEVTAVHSVAGVLPVGRPLVTRPPFRSPHHTATPAALVGSGSTVIRPGLASQAHHGVLFLDEAPEFGRTSLDVLRQPLESGVIEVARARATTRFPARFLLVLAANPCPCSRARGPRDNTCDCPSTARRRYLARLSGPLLDRIDIQVALAAPSRAELRADRGLGTSSSVVAERVASARVAMRRRLAGTPWRRNAEVPGPSLRRQWPLRPDATRLADRAFERGLLTARGLDRVLRVAWTVADLKGEDRPGSDEIGLALDLRLPGWSV, encoded by the coding sequence ATGGCGCTCGCACGGTCGCTGGCCGTCGCCGTCGTCGGCATCGAGGGCCACCTTGTCGAGGTGGAGGCCGACCTGGCCCGCGGCCTGCCCGGGCTGACGCTCATCGGCCTCCCGGACGCGGCACTGCACGAGGCCCGGGACCGGGTGCGGGCCGCCGTCGTCAACTCACGGGAGCGTTGGCCGGACCACCGGATCACCGTCGGCCTGTTCCCGGCGACCCTGCCCAAGTCCGGCAGTGGCTTCGACCTGGCGATGGCCGTCGCGATCATGGGCGCCGCAGGGGTGGTTCCCGCTGCCGCCCTCGGCGGCAGGGTGCTGATCGGCGAGCTCGCGCTCGACGGCCGGCTCCGGCCGGTGCGCGGAGTACTGCCCGCCGTTCTCGCGGCGGTTGAGGCCGGCCTGGAGAGCATCGTCGTGCCCGAGTCCAACGCGGGTGAGGCGTCACTGGTCCCGGGAGCGGTCGTCGAGCCCATGTCCGACCTGGCCAGCGTGCTCGGCCTGCTGCGCGGCCGCCCGCGGCTCGGTCCGTCGCGGATCCGGCTGGCGCCGGAAGCGGCGCCGTCGTCGCCGTCACGGTCGCCGGGTTCGCCGCCGCTGGCGGCGGCGGGTCGGGAGCCGGAGCCGGTCGGGCCCGATCTCGCGGACGTCGCCGGTCAGAGTCGGGGGCGCCTGGCGGTGGAGGTGGCCGCCGCGGGCGGGCACCACCTGTTCATGCAGGGCCCGCCCGGCTCGGGCAAGACCATGCTGGCCGAGCGGCTGCCCGGGCTGCTGCCGTCGCTGGACACCACCGCGGCACTGGAGGTCACGGCGGTGCACTCGGTGGCGGGCGTCCTCCCCGTCGGCCGCCCGCTGGTCACCCGGCCGCCCTTCCGCAGCCCGCATCACACCGCCACGCCGGCGGCGCTTGTCGGCTCCGGCTCCACGGTGATCCGCCCGGGGCTGGCCAGCCAGGCACACCACGGCGTCCTTTTCCTTGACGAGGCCCCGGAGTTCGGCCGGACCAGCCTGGACGTGCTGCGCCAGCCACTTGAGAGCGGCGTCATCGAGGTGGCGCGGGCCCGGGCCACCACCCGGTTCCCCGCCCGCTTCCTGCTCGTGCTGGCCGCGAACCCGTGCCCCTGCTCACGGGCCCGCGGCCCCCGGGACAACACGTGCGACTGCCCGAGCACGGCGCGCCGGCGCTACCTGGCGAGGCTGTCGGGGCCGCTGCTCGACCGGATCGACATCCAGGTGGCGCTGGCCGCGCCGAGCCGGGCGGAGCTGCGGGCCGATCGGGGGCTTGGAACCTCGTCGAGCGTCGTCGCCGAGCGTGTCGCCTCGGCCCGGGTCGCGATGCGGCGGAGGCTGGCCGGCACGCCATGGCGGCGAAACGCCGAAGTGCCCGGCCCGTCCCTGCGCCGCCAGTGGCCGCTGCGGCCGGACGCGACCCGGCTCGCCGACCGTGCCTTCGAACGTGGCCTGCTCACCGCGCGTGGGCTGGACCGGGTGCTGCGCGTCGCGTGGACGGTGGCGGACCTCAAAGGGGAGGACCGGCCGGGCTCCGACGAGATCGGGCTCGCCCTCGACCTGCGCCTCCCCGGATGGTCCGTGTGA
- the dprA gene encoding DNA-processing protein DprA — translation MSAGAGEAPRPAGVPAPGGDEPRRLARIGLSRIAGPDLSSLPEQLHGLGEVALWERLRPQHPGVDPRQDIEIAAQVGARPICPGDPEWPVRVNVLDQARGAGREAGAPLVLWARGTGRLDHLSQRAVAVVGCRAATAYGVHQAEELGYGLAGRGWTVVSGAAFGIDAAAHRGALAAAGPTIAVLAGGVDVPYPAAHADLLDEIAASGLVLSETPPGSPPYRRRFLTRNRVIAALCAGTVLVEAGLRSGALNTVRHARRLGRTVMVVPGPVTSAMSAGCHRLLRDHREEAVLVTGAGDICEEIGPIGELEPRSSGPARARDGLADLVLELLDVMPARSAIGVAELARRVGRQPGAILALLGPLAVEGLVEATHAGYRLTALGRSSSSPPRGRATSPGGAAPAASAPTSP, via the coding sequence GTGAGCGCCGGTGCGGGGGAGGCTCCGCGCCCGGCCGGCGTCCCGGCGCCCGGCGGCGACGAGCCTCGGCGCCTGGCCCGGATCGGGCTGAGCCGCATCGCCGGCCCGGACCTCTCCTCACTTCCCGAACAACTGCATGGGCTTGGGGAGGTGGCGCTGTGGGAGCGCCTGCGGCCGCAGCACCCCGGTGTCGACCCACGCCAGGACATCGAGATCGCGGCGCAGGTCGGCGCGCGTCCCATCTGCCCGGGCGACCCGGAGTGGCCCGTCCGCGTCAACGTCCTCGACCAGGCCCGCGGCGCGGGCCGGGAGGCCGGCGCCCCACTCGTGCTGTGGGCCCGGGGAACGGGCCGGCTCGATCACCTCAGCCAGCGGGCCGTGGCCGTCGTCGGCTGCCGCGCGGCCACCGCGTACGGCGTCCACCAGGCGGAGGAACTCGGGTACGGGCTCGCCGGGCGTGGCTGGACCGTGGTTTCCGGCGCGGCCTTCGGTATCGACGCCGCGGCCCACCGCGGTGCCCTCGCCGCCGCGGGGCCGACGATCGCCGTCCTCGCCGGGGGAGTGGACGTGCCCTATCCCGCCGCGCACGCCGATTTGCTCGACGAGATCGCCGCCTCCGGCCTGGTTCTCAGCGAGACCCCACCGGGCAGCCCGCCCTACCGGCGGCGGTTCCTCACCCGAAACCGGGTCATCGCCGCACTGTGCGCGGGGACGGTGCTCGTCGAGGCCGGGCTGCGCAGCGGCGCGCTGAACACCGTCCGCCACGCCCGGCGGCTCGGCCGCACCGTGATGGTGGTGCCGGGGCCGGTCACGAGCGCGATGAGCGCCGGCTGTCATCGCCTTCTGCGAGACCACCGCGAGGAGGCGGTGCTGGTCACCGGCGCCGGCGACATCTGCGAGGAGATCGGGCCGATCGGCGAGCTGGAGCCCCGGTCGAGCGGCCCGGCCCGGGCCCGCGACGGCCTCGCGGATCTCGTGCTGGAACTGCTCGACGTGATGCCGGCCCGCTCCGCGATCGGCGTCGCCGAGCTGGCCCGCCGTGTAGGCAGGCAGCCGGGGGCGATCCTCGCCCTGCTGGGCCCGCTCGCGGTCGAGGGCCTGGTGGAGGCGACCCACGCCGGGTACCGGCTGACCGCGCTCGGCCGCTCCTCGTCCTCCCCGCCCCGGGGCCGGGCGACCTCGCCCGGGGGAGCGGCACCGGCGGCATCCGCCCCGACCTCGCCTTGA
- a CDS encoding tyrosine recombinase XerC, with protein sequence MGTGGDAAATARGGRDDGGGSRGDGGGSDGGGSRGDGGGGDEGAWAGAVEAFVRHLVAERDRSAETVRAYRADLAGLRAHAAAAGRPDLPDLDLAVLRGWLAGMRSAGAAPATIARRASLARVFSAFAARRGFLPDDVGARLATPRVPRRIPQVITAAQADRLLGTRPRGGAAPEPREVALHLRDDLVLEILYGSAVRVSELCRLDIGDVDHERRLLRVHGKGGRQRNVPFSLPAAGALDVWLTRGRPYLATRVEVALLLGARGGRLDPRSVRRLVQARAAAAGVPAGLTPHGLRHGAATHMVEGGADLRSVQELLGHASLSTTQIYTHVTPERLRAAFDQAHPRA encoded by the coding sequence ATGGGGACGGGTGGCGATGCGGCGGCCACGGCCCGTGGTGGCCGCGATGACGGCGGTGGCAGCCGCGGCGACGGCGGCGGCAGTGACGGCGGTGGCAGCCGCGGCGACGGTGGCGGTGGCGATGAGGGTGCCTGGGCGGGTGCCGTCGAGGCCTTCGTGCGCCACCTGGTCGCTGAGCGGGACCGCTCGGCGGAGACCGTCCGGGCCTACCGCGCCGATCTCGCGGGCCTACGCGCGCACGCCGCCGCGGCCGGCCGGCCGGACCTCCCGGACCTGGATCTCGCCGTGCTCCGCGGGTGGCTCGCCGGCATGCGTTCCGCCGGGGCGGCCCCGGCCACCATCGCCCGCCGCGCGTCCCTCGCGAGGGTGTTCTCCGCCTTTGCCGCGCGGCGGGGATTCCTTCCCGACGACGTCGGCGCGCGGCTGGCGACCCCCCGGGTGCCGCGGCGGATCCCCCAGGTGATCACCGCGGCACAGGCGGACCGTCTTCTTGGGACAAGGCCACGGGGCGGCGCCGCACCGGAGCCGCGCGAGGTCGCGTTGCACCTGCGTGACGATCTGGTGCTGGAGATCCTTTACGGCAGTGCCGTGCGGGTCTCCGAGCTGTGCCGGCTCGACATCGGTGACGTCGACCATGAGCGGCGCCTCCTGCGCGTGCACGGCAAGGGCGGTCGCCAGCGCAACGTGCCGTTCAGCCTGCCCGCGGCGGGCGCACTCGACGTCTGGCTCACCAGGGGCCGGCCCTACCTCGCGACGCGTGTCGAGGTGGCGCTCCTGCTCGGTGCCCGCGGCGGCCGGCTCGACCCGCGCTCCGTGCGCCGGCTCGTCCAGGCACGCGCCGCCGCTGCGGGAGTTCCCGCCGGGCTGACCCCGCACGGTCTGCGCCATGGCGCGGCCACCCACATGGTCGAAGGCGGCGCGGACCTGCGCTCCGTGCAGGAGCTGCTGGGCCACGCGAGCCTGTCGACCACGCAGATCTACACCCACGTCACCCCGGAGCGGCTGCGCGCCGCCTTCGACCAGGCTCATCCGCGGGCCTGA
- a CDS encoding peptidoglycan DD-metalloendopeptidase family protein, translated as MPHPPRFDPRWLVIPALALMIALGCPGRLPVRGSFGAGVPDMLTAPVASTPPATAAIPAPPTSPVAMASGSSADSPATTVAIPRAASSAPAAPVAPVAGAVSPSGLTFAAPAAPTAGTPVPVPVPAPDGGRSWRWPLPEPVVVAGIFRAPAQPYGPGHRGVDLRSEPGAEVRAARSGVVGFVGWVGDRWVVTVVHGALRTTYEPVRPLVRAGQPVSDGDRLGLLEAGHPGCPGAACLHWGVLRGSEYLDPLSFFRRVPPRLLPLGD; from the coding sequence GTGCCCCACCCGCCACGCTTCGACCCGCGCTGGCTCGTGATCCCCGCGCTCGCACTGATGATCGCCCTGGGCTGCCCCGGGCGGCTACCGGTCCGCGGGTCGTTCGGCGCGGGCGTGCCGGACATGCTGACCGCTCCGGTGGCGTCGACACCGCCAGCGACGGCCGCGATCCCTGCCCCGCCGACGAGCCCGGTCGCCATGGCCTCGGGATCGTCCGCCGACTCGCCCGCGACGACGGTGGCGATCCCGCGGGCGGCCTCCTCAGCGCCCGCGGCACCCGTAGCACCCGTGGCGGGCGCCGTCTCCCCGAGTGGGCTGACGTTCGCGGCGCCGGCCGCGCCCACCGCCGGCACCCCGGTCCCGGTCCCGGTGCCCGCACCGGACGGCGGGCGGAGTTGGCGCTGGCCGCTGCCGGAGCCGGTCGTGGTGGCCGGGATCTTCCGCGCTCCCGCGCAGCCCTACGGCCCGGGCCACCGGGGGGTGGATCTTCGTTCCGAGCCCGGTGCCGAGGTCCGGGCCGCGCGGTCGGGTGTCGTCGGGTTCGTCGGATGGGTCGGCGACAGATGGGTCGTGACGGTGGTTCACGGAGCGCTGCGGACCACCTACGAGCCGGTACGCCCCCTCGTCCGCGCCGGCCAGCCGGTCAGCGACGGCGATCGGCTCGGGCTCCTCGAAGCCGGCCACCCGGGCTGCCCGGGTGCCGCCTGCCTGCACTGGGGCGTGCTGCGCGGGTCCGAGTACCTCGATCCCCTCTCCTTCTTCCGCCGGGTCCCGCCACGGCTGCTGCCCCTGGGTGACTGA
- the rpsB gene encoding 30S ribosomal protein S2 encodes MAVVTMKQLLESGVHFGHQTKRWNPKMKRYIFTERNGIYIIDLQQTLSYIDRAYDFVKETVAHGGTVLFIGTKKQAQEAIEEQAQRVGMPFVKERWLGGMLTNFSTVYKRLQRLKELEEIELTGGTEVRTKKEQLVLTREKAKLERTLGGIRDMARVPSAVWVVDTKKEHIAVGEARKLGIPVVAILDTNCDPDEVDYPIPGNDDAIRSAALLTRVVADAVAEGLMSRAGASSNAEAKPEPSTGEEPLAEWEQALLRGDTTAEAPAAPVATETAEPTETAEPTEAVAAVEPAAVEPAAVEPAAVEPAAQEQPQPDAVGTAV; translated from the coding sequence ATGGCCGTCGTCACCATGAAGCAGCTCCTTGAGAGCGGCGTGCACTTCGGGCACCAGACCAAGCGCTGGAACCCGAAGATGAAGCGCTACATCTTCACCGAGCGCAATGGCATCTACATCATCGACCTCCAGCAGACGCTGTCGTACATCGACCGCGCCTACGACTTCGTCAAGGAGACGGTCGCCCACGGCGGCACCGTCCTCTTCATCGGGACGAAGAAGCAGGCACAGGAGGCGATCGAGGAGCAGGCCCAGCGGGTCGGCATGCCCTTCGTCAAGGAGCGTTGGCTCGGCGGGATGCTGACCAACTTCTCCACGGTCTACAAGCGGCTCCAGCGGCTCAAGGAGCTCGAGGAGATCGAGCTGACCGGTGGCACGGAGGTGCGGACCAAGAAGGAGCAGCTCGTCCTGACCCGGGAGAAGGCGAAGCTCGAGCGCACCCTCGGTGGTATCCGCGACATGGCCCGCGTGCCGAGCGCGGTGTGGGTCGTGGACACGAAGAAGGAGCACATCGCCGTTGGCGAGGCCCGCAAGCTGGGCATCCCGGTCGTGGCGATCCTCGACACCAACTGCGACCCCGACGAGGTCGACTACCCGATCCCGGGCAACGACGACGCCATCCGCAGCGCCGCGCTGCTGACCCGTGTCGTCGCCGACGCGGTGGCCGAGGGCCTGATGTCGCGGGCCGGCGCGTCGAGCAACGCCGAGGCCAAGCCGGAGCCGTCCACCGGCGAGGAGCCGCTCGCCGAGTGGGAGCAGGCCCTGCTGCGCGGGGACACCACGGCCGAGGCGCCCGCCGCCCCGGTGGCGACCGAGACCGCCGAGCCGACCGAGACCGCCGAGCCGACCGAGGCGGTCGCCGCTGTCGAGCCGGCCGCTGTCGAGCCGGCCGCCGTCGAGCCGGCCGCTGTCGAGCCGGCCGCCCAGGAGCAGCCCCAGCCGGACGCGGTCGGCACCGCCGTCTGA
- a CDS encoding translation elongation factor Ts produces MADITAADIRKLRELTGAGMSDVKKALVDHDGDFEKAKSWLREKGLAQVAKRAGRSTANGLVESYLHRTDPQLPPTLGVLIELRCETDFVAKTDDFKQLARDLAQHIAAADPLYVTAEQIPNEVIEQERKIYEAAAREEGKNDKAIPKIVEGRVNGYVKSVVLLDQPWVKDGKLTIRALLEQAGSALGEKIEVGRFARFNIKQA; encoded by the coding sequence ATGGCAGACATCACAGCCGCCGACATCCGTAAGCTCCGGGAACTGACCGGCGCGGGGATGAGCGACGTCAAGAAGGCGCTCGTCGACCACGACGGTGACTTCGAGAAGGCCAAGTCCTGGCTGCGCGAGAAGGGCCTCGCGCAGGTCGCCAAGCGGGCGGGCCGCAGCACGGCGAACGGGCTGGTCGAGTCGTACCTGCACCGCACCGACCCGCAGCTCCCGCCGACGCTCGGCGTGCTCATCGAGCTGCGCTGCGAGACCGACTTCGTCGCCAAGACCGACGACTTCAAGCAGCTCGCGCGGGACCTCGCCCAGCACATCGCCGCGGCGGACCCGCTGTACGTGACCGCCGAGCAGATCCCGAACGAGGTGATCGAGCAGGAGCGGAAGATCTACGAGGCGGCCGCCCGCGAAGAGGGCAAGAACGACAAGGCCATCCCGAAGATCGTCGAGGGCCGGGTCAACGGGTACGTCAAGAGCGTCGTCCTGCTGGACCAGCCCTGGGTCAAGGACGGCAAGCTGACGATCCGCGCGCTGCTGGAGCAGGCCGGGTCCGCGCTGGGTGAGAAGATCGAAGTGGGCCGGTTCGCCCGGTTCAACATCAAGCAGGCCTGA
- the pyrH gene encoding UMP kinase, protein MTDDADSAVGRVDPAARAEPGPRWTRLLLKLSGEAFAGGEPLGIDPVTLATIARQIAQVSRSGIEVAIVVGAGNMFRGQALAERGMDRARADYMGMLGTVINCLALQDVLEREGIVTRVQTAIAMGQVAEPYLPLRAIRHLEKGRVVIFGAGLGAPFFSTDTTAAQRALEIKAQAVLKATKVDGVYDSDPATNAGAVRFDSLSYSEVLARGLKVMDATAISLCMDNDLPIVVFDLLTEGNISRAVRGEKIGTLVGVETYGTEGTR, encoded by the coding sequence GTGACCGATGACGCCGACAGTGCCGTTGGAAGGGTGGATCCCGCCGCCCGCGCCGAGCCCGGGCCGCGGTGGACCCGCCTTCTGCTGAAACTCTCCGGCGAGGCCTTCGCCGGCGGTGAGCCGCTCGGGATCGACCCGGTGACGCTGGCGACGATCGCGCGCCAGATCGCCCAGGTGAGCCGCTCGGGGATCGAGGTCGCCATAGTCGTGGGGGCCGGCAACATGTTCCGCGGCCAGGCGCTGGCCGAGCGGGGCATGGACCGGGCCCGCGCCGACTACATGGGCATGCTGGGCACGGTCATCAACTGCCTGGCCCTGCAGGACGTCCTGGAGCGCGAGGGGATCGTCACCCGCGTGCAGACGGCGATCGCCATGGGCCAGGTCGCCGAGCCCTACCTGCCGCTGCGGGCGATCCGGCATCTGGAGAAGGGCCGGGTGGTCATCTTCGGCGCCGGCCTGGGGGCACCGTTCTTCTCGACGGACACCACCGCCGCCCAGCGGGCGCTGGAGATCAAGGCGCAGGCGGTGCTCAAGGCGACGAAGGTCGACGGGGTCTACGACTCCGACCCGGCGACGAACGCCGGCGCCGTCCGGTTCGACAGCCTCAGCTACAGCGAGGTCCTCGCGCGCGGCCTGAAGGTCATGGACGCGACCGCGATCAGCCTGTGCATGGACAACGACCTGCCCATTGTCGTTTTCGACCTCCTGACCGAGGGGAACATCTCCCGCGCCGTCCGGGGTGAGAAGATCGGCACGCTGGTCGGAGTCGAGACGTACGGAACGGAAGGTACGCGGTGA
- the frr gene encoding ribosome recycling factor yields the protein MIDDTLLEAEEKMDKAVSVAKDDFANIRTGRITPAVFGKVLVDYYGAPTPVQQLASFHIPEPRMVIITPYDKSSLGAVEKAVRDSDLGVNPSNDGTIIRCVFPELSEQRRRDLVKVARTKAEEARVSIRNVRRHAKDAIDRIVRDGEAGEDEGRRGEKDLDEATHRYVNQVDELLRIKESDLLSV from the coding sequence GTGATCGACGACACGCTCCTCGAGGCCGAGGAGAAGATGGACAAGGCCGTCTCGGTCGCCAAGGACGACTTCGCCAACATCCGCACGGGGCGGATCACGCCGGCGGTGTTCGGAAAGGTCCTGGTGGACTACTACGGCGCGCCGACGCCGGTGCAGCAGCTCGCCTCGTTCCACATCCCCGAGCCGCGCATGGTCATCATCACCCCGTACGACAAGTCGTCGCTGGGTGCGGTGGAGAAGGCCGTCCGTGACTCGGACCTCGGGGTCAACCCGAGCAACGACGGGACGATCATCCGGTGCGTCTTCCCGGAGCTGTCCGAGCAGCGCCGTCGTGACCTGGTGAAGGTGGCCCGCACCAAGGCCGAGGAGGCCCGGGTCAGTATCCGCAACGTCCGCCGGCACGCCAAGGACGCGATCGACCGGATCGTCCGCGACGGCGAGGCCGGCGAGGACGAGGGCCGCCGCGGGGAGAAGGACCTCGATGAGGCCACCCACCGTTACGTCAACCAGGTTGACGAGCTGCTCCGCATCAAGGAGTCGGACCTGTTGTCGGTCTGA